The following proteins are encoded in a genomic region of Flammeovirga pectinis:
- a CDS encoding phosphatase domain-containing protein encodes MSKSTILLPLIGFESNNILSIEGQLLTFKTGLLDLSRKAEGFRRHVSRLWKLYNHNHSDEKVIYANIDNQTFPIALDSKGYFRGEFQLSKDFTDKELNKKLRFYHDKELKDEIKLPDISKNGIVNVSPDAKFMVISDVDDTILITHATSFLKRIPQTIVKHAFKRKEVKLMSKFYHEMYIQGARFFYVSNSEMNLFWVIKHFIETRKFPKGPIYLRYHKNWKDFLPTNSDQGIGLGKSQHKIDRISYLIDKFKTKQFLLIGDSGQRDPYTYQAIAEKYPDNICGIMIRDVSKGKRDDAMKMVKESLKEIKVPFFVFHDPKEAIRIERRIYQAFFKRQFEKINTL; translated from the coding sequence TTGAGTAAATCGACCATCTTATTACCGCTAATAGGTTTTGAAAGTAATAATATATTATCAATAGAAGGGCAGTTGTTGACTTTTAAAACAGGGCTTTTAGATCTTTCAAGAAAAGCGGAAGGATTTAGAAGGCATGTATCAAGATTATGGAAATTATATAATCATAATCATAGTGATGAGAAAGTGATTTATGCGAACATCGATAATCAGACTTTTCCGATTGCTTTAGATTCAAAAGGATATTTTAGAGGAGAGTTTCAGTTATCGAAAGATTTTACTGATAAAGAACTAAATAAGAAACTTCGATTTTATCATGATAAAGAATTAAAGGATGAAATTAAGTTACCTGATATATCAAAAAATGGGATAGTTAACGTTTCTCCTGATGCTAAATTTATGGTTATTTCTGATGTTGATGATACTATATTAATTACGCATGCTACTTCATTTTTAAAAAGGATTCCTCAAACTATAGTAAAACACGCCTTTAAAAGAAAAGAGGTAAAACTGATGAGTAAGTTTTACCATGAAATGTATATTCAAGGTGCTAGATTCTTTTATGTATCAAATAGTGAAATGAATCTTTTTTGGGTTATCAAGCACTTTATTGAAACAAGGAAGTTTCCAAAAGGACCAATTTATTTACGCTATCATAAAAATTGGAAAGACTTCTTGCCTACAAATTCTGATCAAGGAATAGGTTTGGGGAAATCACAGCATAAAATTGATAGAATATCATATCTAATAGATAAATTTAAAACAAAACAATTCCTTTTAATAGGAGATAGTGGACAACGAGATCCATATACTTATCAAGCAATTGCAGAAAAATACCCTGATAATATTTGTGGTATAATGATTAGAGATGTTTCTAAAGGAAAAAGAGACGATGCGATGAAAATGGTTAAGGAATCACTTAAAGAAATTAAAGTGCCTTTCTTTGTTTTCCATGATCCAAAAGAAGCAATTAGAATTGAAAGAAGAATCTATCAAGCTTTTTTTAAAAGGCAATTTGAAAAAATTAATACGTTATAG
- a CDS encoding WD40 repeat domain-containing protein, whose protein sequence is MQRLEVEKISNFGGHTDGLYSVVHFNDKGKFYTAGADGLVVEWNITQADQGRLVAKVPNTVYALCPLIEENQLVVGQNTDGIHLLDLTSGKEIKSLKLTDQAVFSIKRFKNELFIGTGDGWLIVVAIEEWIVTKKVKVSDKSVRSVAIDPTREIVWTGSSDHLIKGYSIATLSEVRELIGHENSVFALTVTPNAQYLVSGGRDAHIRIWNLDGFIETQKDIVAHMYTINDIVFRADGKYFVTCSKDKSLKVWRTEDFRLLKVIDKARHAGHGTSINRLAWIGENTIVSVSDDHSAAAWKVTGL, encoded by the coding sequence ATGCAAAGACTAGAAGTAGAGAAAATTTCCAATTTTGGAGGTCATACTGATGGTTTATATAGTGTGGTTCACTTTAACGATAAAGGAAAGTTTTATACTGCAGGGGCAGATGGTCTTGTAGTAGAATGGAATATTACACAAGCAGATCAAGGTAGATTAGTAGCTAAAGTACCAAATACTGTTTATGCTTTGTGTCCATTAATTGAAGAAAATCAATTGGTGGTTGGGCAAAATACAGATGGAATTCATTTACTAGATTTAACTTCTGGGAAAGAAATTAAATCATTAAAACTAACAGACCAAGCTGTATTTTCTATAAAGAGATTTAAAAATGAGCTTTTTATTGGTACAGGAGATGGTTGGTTAATTGTTGTAGCCATTGAAGAGTGGATAGTTACAAAAAAAGTAAAAGTATCTGATAAATCTGTAAGGTCTGTTGCTATCGATCCAACGAGAGAAATTGTTTGGACAGGAAGTAGCGATCATTTAATAAAAGGATATTCTATCGCTACTCTTTCTGAAGTAAGGGAGTTAATTGGGCATGAGAATTCTGTATTTGCTTTAACTGTTACACCAAATGCTCAGTATTTAGTGAGTGGAGGTAGAGATGCGCATATAAGAATTTGGAATCTGGACGGATTTATTGAAACTCAGAAAGATATTGTTGCTCATATGTATACTATTAATGATATAGTATTTAGAGCAGATGGAAAATATTTTGTGACTTGTAGTAAAGATAAATCTTTGAAAGTATGGAGAACCGAAGATTTTAGATTATTAAAAGTAATTGATAAGGCTCGACATGCAGGACATGGGACGTCTATTAATAGGTTAGCTTGGATTGGCGAAAATACTATTGTATCTGTTTCTGATGATCACTCTGCTGCGGCTTGGAAAGTTACAGGTCTCTAA
- a CDS encoding 4'-phosphopantetheinyl transferase family protein, whose protein sequence is MPLLKIEYCTDTLIWCLWEITEEEDELYALSNETKDSFKHISNEKVRKQSIAGRVALKHLIDKLDIEYHGIKKEENGKPFLINQPYPISISHSKNIAAAIINLELNDVGIDIEGIQPKVLKLLPRFANAEELAFALSKKEDPTNSTIIWTLKEAVYKAFGKLNIEFKSQIETQFLNNEVTGIRIKELESNFRNFQSKSVQVGSFIVSITY, encoded by the coding sequence ATGCCTTTATTAAAAATTGAATACTGTACAGATACCCTAATTTGGTGTCTTTGGGAAATTACCGAAGAGGAAGATGAATTATATGCGCTTTCAAATGAGACAAAAGATAGCTTTAAACATATAAGTAATGAGAAAGTTAGGAAACAAAGTATTGCTGGCAGAGTTGCATTAAAACATCTTATTGATAAGCTAGATATAGAATATCATGGTATCAAAAAGGAAGAAAATGGAAAACCTTTTTTGATAAATCAGCCCTATCCCATTTCTATTTCTCATTCAAAAAATATTGCTGCGGCTATTATTAATTTAGAATTGAATGATGTGGGAATAGATATTGAAGGTATTCAACCAAAGGTTTTAAAACTTCTACCTCGTTTTGCAAATGCTGAAGAATTGGCTTTCGCATTAAGTAAAAAAGAAGACCCTACAAATTCTACCATTATTTGGACGCTTAAAGAAGCTGTCTATAAAGCTTTTGGAAAACTAAATATTGAATTCAAATCGCAAATTGAAACACAGTTTTTAAATAATGAGGTTACAGGAATTAGAATCAAAGAGTTAGAAAGTAATTTTAGAAATTTTCAAAGTAAATCAGTTCAGGTCGGTTCTTTTATCGTATCTATAACGTATTAA